The DNA segment GCCTTCCATCGCGCTGGCATTGCCGCTGTCGCCTACCGGGATGCGCTCGCAGAAGCAGCCACCACCCTGCGGCGTGAGCGTCATATTCTTCGCATCGCCCGACCAGCTGTGTGCGCTGTTCCACCAATCACCAGGTTTGGTCAGTGCCAGCCATGTGGCGAGAAGCGGCGCCTTCACGCTGGCTTCGGCGCGGGTGACGAAGCGGTCTGCGGTCGTCTCCACAACCTCCGCCCGCGCGGGGGATGTAGCGGCGCATACCAAGGTCGCGAAAGCCAGGATCTTCCGATTCATGCGCCCCTCCCGTTTGGAGGCACAGCCTAGATTGCCTTTTGATCCAGGGGAAGCAGTGGTTATCGCCCGAGGATCGCATCGATGGCGCGCGTGACCTCGGCGATGGGGGCCATGCCGTCGACGCGCGCGACGATCCCTCGCCCCTCGTAATGCGGCAGGATCGGCGCGGTCTCGCTGCGGTAGAGCGCCATGCGGGTGCGCACGGTTTCGGCATTGTCGTCGGGGCGTCGCTTGAAGCTGTGCGCGCCGCAGACGTCGCAGGTGTCGGTCACAGCGGGGCGGTTGAAGCGGTCGTGATAGCCGGTGCCGCATTCGGCGCAGGTGAAGCGGCCGGTGATGCGTTCGACCAGCGCCTCCTCGTCCACCTCGAGCTCGATCACATGGTCGAGGCTTCGCCCGTGCTTGGCGAGGATGGCATCGAGCGCCTGCGCCTGCGCCTCGGTGCGCGGGTAGCCGTCGAAGATCGCGCCCGTGCCCGTGCCCATGGCGAAGAGCTCAGCATCGATCAGCGCAGAGACGATCTCGTCCGAGACCAGCTCGCCCCGGTCCATCACCGCCTTGGCTTCGCGCCCGATCGGCGTGCCCGCCGCGACCGCGCCGCGCAGCATGTCGCCGGTGGAAAGCTGGCGCATCGCATGCTCATCCACCAGCCTTTGCGCCTGCGTCCCCTTGCCCGCGCCCGGTGGCCCCAAAAGGATAATGTCCATGCGCCCTGCCCCCGAACCGCGATCCGCGCGCCCTAGCGCAGCCGGCCCTTGAGCTTCGCCTTCTTGATCAGATCGCCATACTGATGCGCCAACAGATGCGACTGGATCTGCGCGATCGTATCCACCGTCACATTGACCACGATCAGGAGGCTGGTGCCGCCGAGGAACAGCGGGA comes from the Qipengyuania sediminis genome and includes:
- a CDS encoding SRPBCC family protein produces the protein MNRKILAFATLVCAATSPARAEVVETTADRFVTRAEASVKAPLLATWLALTKPGDWWNSAHSWSGDAKNMTLTPQGGGCFCERIPVGDSGNASAMEGSARHAEVLQAFPMRVLRMRGGFGPLQGEPADGILTITLKEVEGGTRLVWEYNVGGAMRYKIAEIAPAVDKVMTEQLTRLQQHLGAL
- a CDS encoding adenylate kinase, coding for MDIILLGPPGAGKGTQAQRLVDEHAMRQLSTGDMLRGAVAAGTPIGREAKAVMDRGELVSDEIVSALIDAELFAMGTGTGAIFDGYPRTEAQAQALDAILAKHGRSLDHVIELEVDEEALVERITGRFTCAECGTGYHDRFNRPAVTDTCDVCGAHSFKRRPDDNAETVRTRMALYRSETAPILPHYEGRGIVARVDGMAPIAEVTRAIDAILGR